attcttttttttttctaagtaCTATTGATATTCTAAAAGTCAAGCTAGATGAGAATTAGAGTTAAAATAAACCAAATATAATTAAGACAAGGGAATTAATTTCTACTCCTTCCATCTTAAGTTATTTATcgtaatttctaaaaataaatgtttcaaattatttgtcattttagaagtaATCAtttcaaattaatttttttttgttatattcTTAGTAGTAATTGTTCTTGAAAATGGAGATAACTTATTTATGACATAATAAGGGTTAAATAGTTAAAAATTCCTtcgaaataatattttctttaggTGTTTGTTATAGAGAAATACGATAAATAGTTTGAGACAGAGGAAATATTTATTAGTAATCAAGAGCATTTAAATAGGTCAAAAAACGTGAACTTATTAGTTATATGAAACATTTATTTTAACAACAAGAACGTACTCCAATCAAACAAATAATTGATCAATGTCAGAAATCACATCAATTGGTAAATGAATAGATTACCGTTACAGGTGTTTGTATTGAAGTTGCACTAATCAATAAACTCATGAGTTTACTAGCAAAATTAACTAAGTTCTGGTTTGTGAAATTGTATTTTCTAAAAGCTGAAAACAGTAAAATTTATTGATATTtgacaaaaaaaatagaaaaaaattatAACTCACAAAGTTAAAATCATGtatcaaaattattaaaatcGAAATAACTCACAAAGTTAAAATCATGTATCAAAATTATTCAAAGTCACAAAtcaaaaactatatttttttaaatataaaaggACTAAAAACAAATAACATTAGATTTTTATTAAATTTTAACTACGATGTAATgtccacaacaacaaaaatgtACACGGATCCATCTATCTTATTTTAATAAGAAAAATATATTATGTAAATTAAAATAGAGGAAGTAATATTTATATATCTTTTAAAATTTAGCATTCACTGATATAAGTACATTTTTGCGCGTACCCtaaatctaatatatatatatacacgttaTTCCATGTCAAGCATGtcaattaatattatttataatTAGATTGTATTTGTTTTATGAGCTTTTAAGTATTATTAGATCGTATCCACTTAATActtttttaatttgaaaatgtAATCTagggtattttttttttttttatgttttaacccaTGTTAAAATTGATAAAGGATTACAGATTAACATGATCCAATCATTTCCTAGATTTTAGTTACATTCAAACTGATCATGATATGTATCCATATATTCCTTGTACTTATCTTTTCAAGTTCAATCTTTTGTAAACTCTATATATTTACAGCTCTTATCAATGAAAGAAATAACTTCATCATAAACTCTCTGTTCTTCTATAAAAATTAGGGATTGGGCAAGCATCTCTCTATATATTGTATGTATTATCATTACACAAATAAAAAGTTTTGGAAATTCTAACCgaacaaattaaaagcatgtcaaTTATTTCTTTTGTACACGTTTATTTTTTGGGATAATTTTAGAGATCTTCCTTCAAATTTTGCTTCATAAGATTAACTGTCCATATAGTTTTCAATATTATGCTTATCtcctttataattttaatttgttTGAAGCGGTTCTTTTAGCttatttattattaaaataaaaaatataatttgattaatttacccttactattatattttttatttaactaTATTTTACAAATATCTTTTATCAATATCTACGTCTAATCAGAGACTAGTTAATTAAATTACACCAATTAGGAAATAACATAACTTTAGTTAAAACTTTTTAGACAAAATAATTAGCCGTGTCTTTCGAATTCGTTAAAACTTGAATTATTTTGTCTAAAAAGTTTCCGGGGAGTGCAAGAGAAGAAAAAGCTTCTTAAAAGGGTGTCAATAGGAGCAATCAGAAGTTTGGGGCAACGCCGagatgaaaatgaaaatgaaaatatagACCAGTTGACGGTAACTGAAGTCGCTCTGAAATTAGAGCTAGCTGTTTCAAACGGTCTTTTCTTCCGTTTTTATCTCTCCCGCGATACGCGTTTCGTTTTTCTTTATTACTTCTTCCGACTGACGTCTTGACGCCGTCAAATCTCTTTCTTCTCCCGATCTTCTTTCTTTCTCCGGGAGAAAATCTAGGTCCCAACGATGTCATAAAAAATCTAGAAACTGCTCAAAATTCATATACATCTATACTTGTAcaatcacacacgcacacacacagaGAGTTGCAGAGTTGATGGATCGGCGGAGGACGGGAAGTCCGGTGTACGCTCGGCAGTGGAGCGGAGGGTCAAGCAGCACAGGTTCATCTTCGCCGGCGGGATCGCCGGCTCATCCACGTGCTCGGTTGCCTCCTACAGTTACCGGCATGTCTACAATAAAGAGGACTCAGAATGTCGCCGCCAAAGCTGCTGCTCAGCGTTTGGCACAAGTCATGGCTTCTTCTCAGCCGCCTCCTGATGACGACGAGGATGATGATGATCTAGGGTTTCGGCGTCCTACAGCTGCTTTATCCACTAACGACCGTAGGAGTAATAGCAACAACAGGAGCAGTGGTTTGGCAGCTATTTCACTAGCCAAGCCTAATAGATCTCCTTCCCCCGCGGTAATTTTGATTAACtcttttttattgaattgtgtttCCTATGCTAAATTTTCTGCATAGTTATTGACTATTGCATGATGTGATGTGAGGTTATGAGTGATTCGTTGTTGTTGCGTAATTAAGTGGATTTGCTTGGATTGAATCAGTTGGTTAATCAGATTATTGATGGGGAAAATTAAGAGTGAATTAGAGGGAACAAAAATATTTGCAGGTCAACCCTTTGCTTAGGCAATACACTTTCTGACTTGAAACATATGCAAACATTGCTTGACTATGAGGGAAAGCGCAGTCATGTGATTTTAATTTGACTTTTCTTCCGCTGGCTCAAGACTCAATGAAATAATTTTGGTTTAGATATATCATGTTTTAATGGCCTAAGGCTGTTCTTAGAAGTTTACTTCTCGTCTTGCGAACCAGCATTTATACGagtcggggggggggggttaagcGAAGAAGAAGTCATGAAGCCACATGCCAGGTGTTGGCTATTAAATATTGGTTTCTCTTGTCCAAAAGAAAAAATGGCTTCTATCTACAGGAGATTTCACTGTTGCAAAAGTGAAGTCTGTCGACTCTTGTGATCTGTTATGCATTTTCACTTGTGACTTCTTGTTTTTGTAAAGGACTAATGCTTTTTAACTAGTCATAGAAATGCTTTGCTTGAGGCCTCTTTTCTGATGATAATTAGATGCTACCATGTTTAGTTAGGTCGGAACTTTATGGATCACACTCCTTCTGTTCGTTCATCGTCAACTGGAAGAGCCTCGATGTCTGTTCGTAcatcagcaacaacaacaacaaccggaGCAATAGTGCCACCAAGTAGGTCATCGTTGAGAACTCCAATTTCCGTACCGCCAATAGAACCTCCTAGTAGTCGCTTGAGAGAGAAAAGGTAACCATTGTTATTGTTTTATAGTCTACTCATACATGTATTAATATCTTGATTTAATTCAATTTTCTAAATGTTGTACTCCTTGTCTAGTATGATTAGCTTGAACTAGCAGCATTGTGTCTTATTCTTCGTGTAATTTGTTAAAATCCCTCTTGTGGTTGGCTAAACTAGTACACGTctaacttcaaatttccaatgcTTATTTAATACTTGCATTGAAGAGATGGATTACTATTTCTGTGTTGTCCATTTTGAAACTCGAACTAGAAACAGATTGCAGTTTGACTGAAACTGAAATTGTGAATTTGTCACCTGACGTTGAGTTTCTGTCTAGTTCTCATCTTGTCTAACTTTTGGCATTTTAAATCATCTTTTCATTGCTTATATTGTTTAATTTGTAAAAGAATTGAAGTAAACGTAATTTATTTATTGAATTCATGTCACACTACATAGAATTAAGGACTACTCACGTGGTCATAGAATTAAGGAATATTCCTGTGATTATCAAGAGCAATCAATCAACTATCAGTCGACTGCGCCTCCATTCCATATGTTAGACTACATAAGAACGCATTCTTCCTGTGACATACAGGCACGACTGTGGCAAACAACCATATGACATATTTGAAAATTATACTATAATTGATGTCCCCTTAAACTGTATAATATCACGATGCAATGTGTATTCTTTTGTATCAAGGCAAGCAACGATGATCTTTAACTGTATTAGAAATAATTTTAGGTTGACACCAGAATTAGGACGCATTGATTTGAAGGGTTCAGGAAATGAGCACGAGGCTTTTGCGCTTCGTGATGAGGTATGTCATCTAAGTGAAGATGCTGTCTGGATGGCTTCTAAAATAGGCTAGACTTATCAATTCTGGAGCATGTCTTCATTATCTCTCGAGGCTCGCGTAATTTGGATGATTGGATAAATGACAGTTTTGATAACATTCGAATGAGAATTTTGTAATTCCTTTGCAGCTTGATATGCTTCAAGAAGAAAACGATGTTATTTTAGATAAGGTTAGCTTTTTTACCTTTCTACATTTAGAGAATAGATGCAAAAATAGCTTGTGCGACTTTGTGTTTTTCTGGATCATAATGGCTGATGTAACTTACAGCTACGTCATACAGAAGAACAACGTGAAGAAGCTGAAGCTAGGGTTCGTTTGTTGGAGAAACAGGTAATTCACCAATAGTAACTGGTCTGTTCCCGGGGACACTTTAAAATGTTAGGTTAATTATAAACACTAATAGAAGGGGTGAAGCTGATTGCTGTGCGAAAGCGGTTTCAGTCAGCTAATGATAATTACTCTATCTGGTCTTTACTCAGTGAGATATAGTTCCTTATGGCTTTAGCACAGGATTCTAGTTATTGAGGTCATGGTTTGTCTTCATTTAAATTTCTGGATTTAACAGTTGTATGAAGCTATTGCAATTCCTTATTTACAGGTTGCTTCTCTTGGAGAAGGACTATCACTTGAAGCCAAATTATTAAGCAGGTACAATTTGTAATGTTTTCTCCCCTTCCATATTTCTTCTTAATAAACATTGTCTGATGGTATGCATAATGACAACAGGAAGCAAGAAGCACTTCGCCAGAGAGAGGTAGCTTGCAGAACTGTGATTACAAGTAGTGAAGTCATACATGGTTACTCATCTGTGTCACTGATTCGTCAAAGACTGTTGCTTGTCAAACCCTTTTATTCTTTTAACTTCAGCTTACGTGTGTACCGTCTAGACAAGTCTAATGGAAATTATTATAATTATCATGCTTGCTTACTTAATGTTTATGCTTCTATTGCTTCTGGTCTGATGATACTGTTCTTCTCCTGCAATGTTATTATTGCAGGCTGCTCTTAAAGCTGCACAGCAAACAAAGGATGGAAGAGATGAAGAAATTACTATACTTCGTACTGAAATTGAAGTTAGTTCATGCTACTCTTAGGACTTACAACCcctccacaaaaaaaaaaaaaaaaagagagagaagaagtttGTGCTACTCTCTGGGTGCTGTGTGCTTTTTATCGTCACTGATCTTTCTATTTACTttttgtgcaattttgttttattcaGAACTTGAAGGACGACACTGCAAATGCAATGGAACAACTTCAGGAAGCTGAATCTGAAGCAAAAGCTCTTCGAACAATGACACAGAGAATGATTTTGACCCATGAAGAGATGGTTGTTGTTTGAATTCTAATGAGATAACTTTTTTGCTTTAGCTTCAAATTTATGCTACTCACTACTCGGTCTTCCTCACTTTGATCTCTGTTGCCTTTTGACATTCTAGGAGGAGGTGGTTCTAAAGAGATGTTGGCTATCTCGATATTGGGGCCTAGCTGTACACTATGGTAATTTGCTTAATCAGCATTTTTTGTGGATTTAATCAGTGGTTGTAATATGTAGTGTACTGTTTTGAAGTTACAACGCATCTTTTTATGAGAAAGAACATTCTTTTGCATCTTGGCTTAACAAGTAGAAAAATACCATGATTACTGGCAGTGTACAAAATGTAGCAAATTTGAATTTTGAGAAAGCTCTCCTAGTTCAGTTGACTTAAGAGATTGATGAAGTTTTAGAGAAGGTTCAAGGTGAAGTTAGATTGTCTTACATCGACCTCCAGATGCACCGGTCCTTAGGTGCGACTCCATTGTGATTGAGGTGTTAAAAGGGAGGTCGAGTATACGTGAAATCACATGGAAGAAAGTTGTCTTGAAATACCTACAATCTCTTGGAATCCATTCAAATTACTATATATAATAAGGGAGAATCAAAGGACTTTTGTAGTCCTCACATAcatttccaaaaaaaatataaacttttCACTTAATTACTTTTATGTCCTGATCTTATTTTAATGTCaaatttactttttattttatgGTTTACAGCTTGCCATATCATTTAATGTCTCAGTAACACGTGCGAGTTTGCTGCAACAGTAGGCCGTATTGAATTTGTAATTTACATGTAAGCAAGGTTAAAGGCTACTATGATGAAAGGACCCCACGTAAATTTGTCATTCCCATATTTCTATTAGAATGATTATGTGAGCCCCACTTAAATAGCTACTATTAATGATTATTATCATCTCACATCCAACTCTCCCTTAAACAGCTACCGTTATTAAACATTACACTAATTATGTAATTTTATAGTGTGTTACATATTCTTTTCTCTTGATTTAATAATGTTTAGAAGCAAGTAAATATTTTTTGGCTTAATATTCTATTTATAATAAGGGGCGATAGAATTTTTTTTCCTGTCCTCACATTCAAGTTTTCAAAACCATTGCCCTTAAAGTTGCTATTTTTTACTCTATCAGTTTTGTGGGTGTTGAGTTAACAATACCACTTTTAAGTCTATTTTGTAATTCTATGGTTTCTTATAGGAGATAGTACATAGTATCTTTCTACAATCACTTCTCACCCTACACTAATCTTCAAATGGAGTCATGGTTGCATCTTAACTAAAATGTTTGGTTCTATAATTCGAATTGTTGAAGTACTATAGCTTTATGTACCTTTTACctttacaaattaaagaaaaacatgTAAGCATCCCAACTCCTATTTATCGGTCTTCATAATTTTATCGCTACATTAGCAAAAACACATCCTTTAAAAGTGAAAAAGATCAAATATTAACAAGATGAGTAAAACATATTAAGCCTAATATTTTTAAACTCTTTTGGCGTGTGgacatttatattttttttttggttaagaaGATTGTAGGAACTTAAGTAATGTTATTCCCAGTTTCTTTGTGTGTTGATACGAGTTCTAAGAAAATCTCTTAAATATGATACATGGTATTGCAATTCGGGATTCACAAGGAATACCAGACTGAAAACGGGCTGGTGTATTTAAAATTTATCTTGATTATAATTTGAGTATGCTCGATTATTTTTATCAGTATTAATACGATATTTGGTGAAAACTTAAAAACATAATATAAATTGTTCTTTATAATCATATGTATTACGTTTTGACCTTGAATTTGGGCCCGGGCTTACTGCAACTAGTCTATAGAATAAAATGGCATAAcagaacaatatatatatatatatatatatatatatatatataggcaacACCAATTAGGTCGGATTAAGTTTTGTTATGTTAGTACGCTAACTTTAGGTCCAATGTGCATTAGGAATCTTTTGGTTTTGCCATAGATTAAGATGTCTTTAGGAAATGTAGAAAACTTCTACGTTTTTATAATATTGGATCGAGACGAGTTTAAATGGAGCGAGACGGACACTGGGGATTCATATGACTGACCGCAACTTGCTTGGGATTGAGGCGTAGTTGTTATCCGAAAAGGATAAGGTTCAAAAATACCCCTATAGTATCGTCTTAAGGTACCTTCCGTTAACCTATTGGATCATGAGAGCTCTTACCGCATTTTTTCGGCCTAAATTTACCGCTGCCTCTGCCAGCATACTTATTTGGCATGAGGGGTACATTTAATTTAAAACATGGCGACCCATAAAGCTTCCACATGGAAATCACATTTTAAATAAAGAGAAACTTAAATAGCCGCCCGCCCAAAAAGTTAGCCGACAAACTATTGTATAATACATGTATTAGGGGCtgtaaatattttttttgctGATCGGCCAAATGTGTTAAAAGCCCTTAAATAAATTCCCGACCCGCCTCAAAATTCCCAACTCGCATCGTAATACCCAAATCTGTCTTCTTTAACATTTACTTGCCTCTTTTGTGGGGGTgggttttttttgtgtgtgtgttggGGGGGGTGGGGGGGTGCTAATTATGAATTAGTGTGGCTAACTTTTGTGCTTTCAGGTATCTGTGCAGATATAGCAGGGGTAAAGCATGAGCATTGGTCATCTTTTGCTCCTCTTCCGTTTGAAGTTGTGATTTCTGCTGGGCAGAAGGCCAGGGAGGAATCCTGGAGTGGTGCTTAGCTCTTCCCTTGCAATTTTCCGTCCTGCATTAACTCCAAAACATGCCTTTCATTCTGCCTCTTATGTTCTCTCTTTGCATCTAAGTTGGATTTTAATATCTCTCATGTTGAGCAGGTGGCGATGATTCTGATAGGAGCAAACGTGTTCGCGACATTAGTGACTTATCTGGAGAGGGAAATATTGAGAGTATGCTGTCAGTTGAAATGGCTCTAAGAGAATTAGCTTCCCTGAAGGTTTCTGTTTGTTTCTTTAATCATGGTTCCTTTTATATGTCGTAAAAGCTGTGTAGTATATTCTGGTAAACAATATTTTTTCTGCTTTAGGTTGAGGATGCTGTTATTCTTGCATTGGCACAGCCTCGGCGCTCAAATGTCGTCCGTCAATCCTCTGGTATGACATatgattttgtgaatttttgttcTGTTGGTTTCAATGAATGAAACTGATGTTGTCTAGTTTGTACTCCTCTCATCTCACGTTTATCTGCTGTATGCATTTACACGTCAAAGTTGACCATCTCCTAGGGTTCATGCACTTTTTCTCGACACCGTATCTGATGTTACATAATTGCAGTAGGGCATAGTCATCAGTTTAGAGCAAATACCTGTTGTCTGTACCAAAGGGAGGCTGTCTTCTTCTGTCCATGTAGACCTGCATATTAGAAGTTGTGCATGAGAACTTCAATGATGGTTTACCTTCACCATTTTATTATCTTTGTGTTGTTTGCCATCTTAAAGACTATTAATAACTTGACTGCCTGCTGAATATCCAGTGGCACATGTACTTTTCCTTAATGATTAATTTAATAGTCTTGCTGTTCCATCTGGTCCAGTTCTCCTATGTTCCAACCCCTAGTCCATCTTTGGTGAGTGCTCTTTAGCTGTGTTTTGAGTTTGAAAATAGAATAACACTCACTCTGTAGTTTATGCTTTTGTTGCTTGGCAGATCCTAAATCATCTGCTGACCCCAAGTTGATGGATGCATATGGTAAGGAACATGCTTGATCCACTTGATACAAATTTGGACATGTTCGATTTGGAATACCTCGATCTACTGGTTATGTTAATATTCTCCTTAACTAGGATTGGTAGATCAGTTATGTACagttgtatttttagaaattgttaaatgaAGTGCTTTGTATGTCATTCTCCCTTTTCCGAACTCAATTCACCCACCCCATGTTTTTGAAGAAAACCTGCTTTTTATTTGAGAGCAGCTGGAAGAATCCCTTCTTGATCCTATGTTCTGTACATATAGACTTTCTTTGGGCTGCTATGCAGATGTTAAAGATGCAACTCCTTTTATAAATCAGTTTTTTTTTGTCTTGAAAAAAGTTCATTAACATAAATCAGTTAAATTTCCCATTCTGGACTTcagtatttgtttttttctaGGTTGTTTGGTATGTAGGTCATGCCGTCATGGTCTGTTAAAACTGGA
This sequence is a window from Nicotiana sylvestris chromosome 3, ASM39365v2, whole genome shotgun sequence. Protein-coding genes within it:
- the LOC104218653 gene encoding coiled-coil domain-containing protein SCD2-like isoform X1 — its product is MDRRRTGSPVYARQWSGGSSSTGSSSPAGSPAHPRARLPPTVTGMSTIKRTQNVAAKAAAQRLAQVMASSQPPPDDDEDDDDLGFRRPTAALSTNDRRSNSNNRSSGLAAISLAKPNRSPSPALGRNFMDHTPSVRSSSTGRASMSVRTSATTTTTGAIVPPSRSSLRTPISVPPIEPPSSRLREKRLTPELGRIDLKGSGNEHEAFALRDELDMLQEENDVILDKLRHTEEQREEAEARVRLLEKQVASLGEGLSLEAKLLSRKQEALRQREAALKAAQQTKDGRDEEITILRTEIENLKDDTANAMEQLQEAESEAKALRTMTQRMILTHEEMEEVVLKRCWLSRYWGLAVHYGICADIAGVKHEHWSSFAPLPFEVVISAGQKAREESWSGGDDSDRSKRVRDISDLSGEGNIESMLSVEMALRELASLKVEDAVILALAQPRRSNVVRQSSDPKSSADPKLMDAYELSQEESEDVLFKEAWLTYFWRRAKMHCVEEDIAEERLQFWINRSGQTPTTHDSVDVERGLIELRKLGIEQQLWEASRKEIDQPSVTNGKMTAESEASP
- the LOC104218653 gene encoding coiled-coil domain-containing protein SCD2-like isoform X2; its protein translation is MDHTPSVRSSSTGRASMSVRTSATTTTTGAIVPPSRSSLRTPISVPPIEPPSSRLREKRLTPELGRIDLKGSGNEHEAFALRDELDMLQEENDVILDKLRHTEEQREEAEARVRLLEKQVASLGEGLSLEAKLLSRKQEALRQREAALKAAQQTKDGRDEEITILRTEIENLKDDTANAMEQLQEAESEAKALRTMTQRMILTHEEMEEVVLKRCWLSRYWGLAVHYGICADIAGVKHEHWSSFAPLPFEVVISAGQKAREESWSGGDDSDRSKRVRDISDLSGEGNIESMLSVEMALRELASLKVEDAVILALAQPRRSNVVRQSSDPKSSADPKLMDAYELSQEESEDVLFKEAWLTYFWRRAKMHCVEEDIAEERLQFWINRSGQTPTTHDSVDVERGLIELRKLGIEQQLWEASRKEIDQPSVTNGKMTAESEASP